The nucleotide sequence CAGAAGCCTTGTGGGAGAACCGGATCTGAGTCTCCACGGTTCCTGTCTGGCAGGGGGTGAGCAGACATCTTCCCCGCCTTCTTTCCCCGGGCTCCAGCCTCAGCCCCAAATCTCCACGGCAACCCTAGACACAATCCTGATCTGAAGAAGGATCTGGAGCACAAAGATCACTATAAAGAGACCAGAGGGCTGGGGGACTTCCCTCCCGTTGCTCCTTGTGTCCTGCCAGCCTGTCTTCCAGGCCCTCGTACCCTAGTCTCCCCAAAGACCCCAAACTGAGGATTCTGCAGGTCTGCCCCCTTGCTGGGCACAGCAGGGCCTGGATGGAGCCCCAAAGGCTGCTTCTGCTGGGGGCGGCTGCCCTGGCTGCAACTACTCTGGAGACAGGTGAGTAGGAGGGGGCTTGGCTGGGGTGTGCAGGAGAGTCAGAGCCTACCACCTGTAGACGCCGTATCCCCATGATGGGCTGGGACCCCTTGACTTGGAAGAGGCTGGAAAGCCTTGTGCCTAGTCTTGTTTGGTACCCCAAATCGCCCTGGGAGGCTGGAGCTCCAAGTCACCCAGAAACAGGGGTCtggagtgtgcgtgtgtgtgtgtgtggggggagggaatggACAAGACCATTGGCTTTGGGGTCAGACGGTCTGTGTTCACACTCTCAGTGACATCACTGCTCCACCTCTCAGGGTCTGTTTCTTCAGCAGCAAAGTTGGAATAAGGGCCCTTGCTCCTTAAGGGACTATTATTACTGTGCATATAAGATGAGATAAATGTGTAAGACATTTagcgcctggcacatagaaggtgctcaattTATTCACTCTCCaaacctccctcctcccccgtgGGCCTGCAGGGCAGGGTCTGGCTTTACCAGGTCTGTGCAGATTTGAGAAAAGGCTACCACATCCTGAGACCTGATGGTGAATTTCTTCCCCAAAACCCACATTCTGATTGGTCCTCAAGATCTACTGGTGCCCCTACCATGCACCAGAAAAGCCACCTTCTGttctccatccttttttttttttaagattttatttatttatttgagagagagagagaatgagagatagagagcacgagagggaagagggtcagagggagaagcagactccccgccgagcagggagcccgatgcgggactcgatcccgggactccaggatcatgacctgagctgaaggcagtcgcttaaccaactgagccactcaggcgccctcctCTTCTCCATCCTTAACAAAAATCAGAGCTAGTTTGATCATTTGcccattatctcattcaatcctcacaacaactctgcaGCAGTGAGGATGTTTTGGGATGTAAGTAACAGATACCAAACTAACAGAGCTTAACCCAAAAGGATCTGTTGTTTCAATTAGGGAGAGTGGCCATAAGTGATTCCAGAAATGGTTAATTTAGCAGCTCAACCATGTCAATGTTTTCCCTGAGTCTCATGACCTCATCCTAGCAAGATGGCTACTACAGCGCTGGCCATCACATCCTCAGTCAACTGCTTtcaaaagcaggaagaaagaggcTCCTCATCACATggctctcccttttctttctttctttctttttttttaatcagaaaggaAAACCTTTCCCAGGAGCCCTCAGCAAACCTCTTcaatctcattggccagaatcaGGTCCCATGCCAATCCCTAAAAAACCCTGCAAATTGAATTAGGATTGCAGTTTGGTTGAGCCAATGATCAGGAGAGAGCAACCTACAGCTGGGAGATAATGGGGTTCTTTTATCAAAAGGAGCAACAGGGAGAGGCTGTGGGTTGGGCAGGTGCCCAACCAGGTGCCCAGGGTTGAGTCTACCCCTCCTCGGATTAGATtctaataatagctaacatttctgTGACACTCATTAAATGCGCAGCACTGTCCTAAGCACTGAACCCTTACTTGCCCACAGTCCTCTAGTTTCAATTCCAAAATATGAAAAGCTCTGAAAGCCCAAATTCCTCCTTAACTGATTTACTGGCAACACCTGACTTGAACTGATAGGAGGCTGgttcttgtatttatttgtccTGCTTAGGGTTACGTCTGTAGACTTGCTCTAGAAAATGTGCTTGATCATGGAGGGCTGCAACATAATCTCCAGTATTACCCACCTTATCTTTctaaaatctggaaaattctgAAACACATCCTAGAGTTTTTGAATACGAGACTGAGGCCCGAATTAAATTATTCAACCCTCACAAAAATTCTGAGGTCGGGCAATCATTCCATTTTAccgatgaggaaattgaggctcagagagggggagTGACTTACTTGGGGTCACACAGCGGGCAGGGCTCGGAACCTGGCCGCGCGGTTCCAGGGTCCGTGCTTTTCCCTGCAGCCGACCTGGTGGACCTCTGCGGTGGCAGAGGGCCGGCCTGCGGCTGCGCTCGCACTCCGCCTCGCGCAGGTTCTACTTCGTGGCCCCAGACACCGACTGCGGGCTCTGGATGCGGGCGGCGGCCGCCGGCGACAGGATCCGCTTCCAGTTCCGCTTCTTCCTGGTGTACAGTTTGGCCGCGGCGGCCCGGGCGCCCCCAGTGTCCCCGGCGCCCAACGCCTCCTCCCCCGCGCCGGCCGACGGGTGCGCCCCCGGGTCCTACCTGCAGTTCTACGAGGGCCCTCCGGGGGCGCCGAGGCCCCTCGGCGCCCCTCTCTGCGGCCTGACCATCCCCGCCCCGGTGGCGTCCTCCCGACCCTTCCTGGCCCCGCGTGGACTTCGTGGGCGAAGAAGCCACCTCTTtctggctgggtgggtgggggctgttggccggggccggggccggggccccCAAGCCGGGGACACCTGCGGGCTGGGGTCACTGGGGTGGCACCTGAAGCACCAGAGGGTGGGGGTTtagggggctggggcctgggtgtgggcggggaggggaacTGGCAGCGGGCTGAGCGCAGTCCCGGGAGGGGCCAATCCAGACCCCCGGAGCCAACCCCGTAAATCTGACTCCCTGGGCCGCGTATGGCTGCCCCCCTACCAGCCCCTGACGCCCACCCGCACGCactcccacccactcccacacCTGACACCCCACACCCACACTCACCCTGCACATTCATTCACACCCCCCACTCACACTACACATCCCCCACATGCCCTGCACACTCACACCACCCCACACCCACAAACCTCACACCCCaacacccacactcacacacacatgtatatgtgcataCAGCCCACAACTTTGCACTCATTTACACAACTCCACGCCCATGTGCCTCACACACTGCAACACACACCCCACGTACCTGACATACTGCACACTCACACACCTCATACACATACAGTGCCAATTTGCACGCTTAGATACAACTTACACACTCTCAAGTTCACACACGGCTCTTCTGTCCTGGGTCAGCCCTTCAGATGAAAGCAGAGGGGATGAGTGGGGTCTCTGGTGACTGTAAGTGACAGATACCCACTTCAGCAAGGAAAGGGAACTGATAGTAGTTAATGATCATTTATTACGCATTGCCTTTGCCCTTGGCATGCCAGATCTGTCAGTTCCTCACAGCCTCACGTGCCCGTCTTCTTGTGCTCATGTTTCCGGGTGGGAAACAGGCTCGGGGGGTTAGGTAAAGTGCCCAGGCCTCTCTGCTCACAAGCGGAGTGGCTGGGCTTCAGCAGCTAGAGCACGTCCTCTTGTTCAAATTGAGTTCAAGGCTTTAGCCCGTGCAGGCTCCTCCAGGATCGGAGACGCTCCCCTGTGTTGCAGCAGAGGCTGTGTCCGGTGATGGCGAGCAGGCGAGCTGTCAAAACCCAGAAGACGCCAAAAGCACAGAGAAGCTTTATTGCCACCGTTGGCAAGATATCCAGGCTGGGATTTAAATGTGGGATTGCGAGCACTTTGAGACTAGAGCACGGGGCCCTGTGAGGGCTCGAGCAGACTCACCAGGAACTAGACTTCAAcgagccaggccctggacagcCCTTTAACATGGAGCTGGTCGGGCAGAGCCCTCGGGCTGTCCCATGGTCTCTTTAGACAAGGCCCCCAGCTTTTTCTCCCCTGGCCTGTTGCCTGGTctgaattttggattttattttattttttaattaaaaacacatttttttgggggggggagagagagggagagcgcgtGTGCACGAGCAAGAacaggggtgggaggcaggggcagggaaagaaatttaagcaggctccaggcccagcacggagcccattgtgtggctccatctcaggaccctgagatcctgacccaaaccaaaatcaacagttggacgcttaaccgactgagccgctcaggtgcccctgaattttggattttagattctttctctcttcccccttaGTCTCTGGCTCTGGGAGGAACTATATGAAATTTGGAGTCTAAATCCTTAGTGCCAAGACCAGTGGTGCCTGGGGTCTCCTTTCTGGCTCCTGTAGGCTGTAGTATGCCCAGGGGCCTACGATGTTTTGCGATGTTTTGCGAACAGCTCTCACTGGCTGATTGAGAATtaactcctccctccctccctccctctctttccttttccctcgctctctttctccctgtggcCTTGCCTGCTTGCAAGGTGTAGCTGTCAGCCAGGGAGCCCGGGATGTTGCCGctgctctgtgttcagcaggattgaactccttttttttttttttagattttttcttttttttttaaaagatttatttatctgagacagagagaatgagacagagagcacatgagaggggggagggtcagagggagaagcagactctccgccgagcagggagcccgatgcggaactcgatccagggactccaggatcatgacctgagccgaaggcagttgcttaaccaactgagccacccaggcgcccaggattgAACTCCTTGAAAAGAGGCAGGGACGAGGCTCTGTCCCAGGTCTGGCTTCCTTAGATCAGTTTGTCATTTGAATGAAGAAAGGTTCATTTCACATCCTTAGGCCACACGCACAGTCCCCGTCACTCACACCTGCAGTCACAGCCTGCCTGGTTCATGCACACACTCCTACGTTGACAGCCACCTATGACGGCCCATACATAACCACACTactgtttgtgttttctctcacaTTCATTCTTACATCTACATACCTGCTATATGGTCTTCGTTTTCATTTGTAGACAAAAGCAACCCAACTCAAGTTGGTTTAGCCAAAAGAGAATGGGGAGGGACTCCTACAACTGGGATATTAAGGTGTTGGTTCAGGTATGGCTGCATCCAGCAGTTCAAGTAATGACACCTGGGTGCTGTCTCCTTGTTCTCTGTCTTTGCATTGTGGGCGTCTGTTTGGCCTCCATCTCAGGCAGCTTCTCTTTCTATCTGGCAGCAGGATGACCCTGCAGCTCCAAGTCCATGGTCACCATTATAGCTCTAACCTCAACGAAATGGAgagtgagcatcttttcttatggTTCTAGCAAAAGTGCCAGGGCCAAATCTGATTAGTCATGTGGGTCGTGTGTCCACTTCCGTGGCCAGGAAGTGGAACGCTCTGATTCCCACGCCCACCCCTGAGCCAGGGTGTTGGGCAACCCCACCTGCAACAGCTTTTCTCCACAGAATGAGATGCTGGGTAAGTCAAACTCTCTGCACACCTTGCGCATCAAGTCATACAATTCGTTCACCTGCgtgcatattcattcatttaacaaatattatggGAGCACCTGCAatatgccaggtgctgttctaggcTCCAGGGCTACAGCAATGAACAGAAGAGAAGTCCGTGTCCTCTCTGAGCTGACGTTATGAGGGAGACTCAGACCATAAACAAATAATCGAGTGAATCCATGTTCTGTTGAGGTGAGGAGTGCTGCAGAGGGATGGAAGTCAGGACAAGGAGGATCAGAgcgctggggagggggggcggcgTGCTGTTCTCACGTGGAGCTCAGGGGCCCCTGGCAGGTAGCATTCGAGTGTGGACCTGAAGGGAGTGAATCATGCAGTTACTTCGGGGAGAGAAGGCCAGGCAGAGCCGATGGCAAGTGAACTAAGCTCTCCGGGCCTGTCTTCTGATCTCTGAGATGGAGGTAGTAAAAGTGTTTATTGTGTAGGGTTATTGTGAGAACTTCAGGAGCTGGGGTGTGAGTGGAGTGCTTAGAGCCGTGCCCAGCGCGGGGATAGgaactcagtaaatgtcagcCATCAGCATCATCCTGGTGACCACACACCTGTCTCCCATGACACACCCACCCATGCTTTCATCTGCAGCTCCCACATTCCCTCACTATAGGGCTACGCGTCCCTGTGTGTCACGGGCTGGCTCAGTGTTCTCATCGCATGCCTCCCCTGCTGGCCCCAGGAGCCTGCGGTGCCTACTTCCGCTGACAGAACGGCAGGTGCATACCCCCGAGCCTGGTGTGTGCGATCGCTGGGACGTGGACAACTGTGGTGATGGTAGTGACCAGGCTTCCTGGCCACCAGCCGACTGCAGAGGTCAGTGATGGGTGCGGCCCGGGCCCCGCTGAGCAGCTAGGAGGGAAACCGGGGCTAGCTCCCCTTCCCTGGGGGCAGGGcctcagtggggaggctgggggcaggggcatggCAGGAGAGAATAAGGTGAAGCACAGCAGTGGGGAATCTGTGTAGGCCAGACTATCTGAGGATCAGAGCAAGTTAGAGCCGGAATGATGCTGGAGATGATCTAATCCAGCTGCTTCCAAATGATATTTCAGTGGTGGAAGCTTTTCCTAAGTGAAATTTTGCAGAGGATCAAAGACAGCAAAAGGGAAGATGCCCTATTTAACTGGACCTGGGGGCTCAGGCCCTGGCTGACTGATGTCCCACCGAGGGACCTGAGTTGGACCTTCAAGACTTACTTTGGAAACCATTGTCTAGTCTTgtctccacattttatgtatggggaaactgaggcctaggggAGGAGAaatgtcttgcccaaggtcatagagtCAGGGAGTAGCATGACCAGGAATGACCTCTGTGGACAGGGGGGACCAGAATAGGCCACCCAGGAGCTTCCTGGGAATCTAAGATGCCACATCCTGCGAACAGGGCTGCTATGTACTGTTGAACAGGTTGTTTACTGCAAAAAAACACCTGGCTGAAGGGGCTGATAAACCTAACCTTTCGGAGTGTCCTAAACTAAGTGAAATACCACAGGTAAGgagcccagcacccagcacagtgctcgGTGCCCAGAGAATGCTCAGTACAGACACATCCTCCTTCTTGAGAAATAGCTCCATTTATAAACCCTGGGCACTGGAGCTGGGCTGCATGAGCTCAAGTCCTCCCCTAGCACTTCCTGCTTTGTGacctgggcaagtgacttaacctctctgtgcctcacttccCTCATGTGTGAAATGGAAATACTAATAGTAACAAACTCAGACAGGTTTGGGGAAGCTTCAAGGAGCCCAAGTCAAGCCCTGGAAAGTTCTGTGTGTTCCTCTATTATTTCCCACTGCAGGTCCCTCTCTGGTGCCCAGCCAGGCAGGGAGTATGGATGGCCCCACGTCCAAGCCCCCGATGCTCTCCCCGGCTCTCAGGTCTGCAGGAACTCTCCAGATGGCCGCCCAGAGGACCCCCCTCGCAGGCCGGGCCCCTGAACAGCAGGGTACAGCAGCTCCTCCGGGAGGTAGATGGCTCTTGCTTTCTGTCTGCTCCCACTCCTCTCGCCAAGGTCACACTTGTCCCTCCCCACATGACAGGCACGGGGCAGCAGGCCCAGGCTGGGGCCTAAGTgggctttccctttcttttggcAGGCCCCCAGCTCCGAGGCGTGGCGCTGGTCTCCTCGCTGGTCCTAGCCTCTGCTGGCCTCCTCTGGTGCTACTGCTCGTCCCGCTGGCTGGCCTGGCGGGCTGGTGCCCACGGCCTCTGCCCTGGCTGCACTGCCTGTTACCTGTGTCCGGGCCGGGTGGCTCCTGGGGGGCTGCAGCCCAGTGGGCCAACCTTCCAGGGTCAGGGAGGACATCCCTAGAGGCTGTGGCTTCAGAAACAGGAGAGTGGGCTCTAGGGTCAGACAGACTTCGggttccaccccacccccaggagggcCACCTGACCTTGGGCACATCACCAAACCCGCAGGCTCAGtctgctcctctcctgcctcATGGCTGTCATGAGGTACATGGGGGCTAAGTGGCCCCGAAGCTTGGGAGGTCGCTGGCACTCTGCTGGATccggggagggtggggagcaggggcctCACTCCCTGGCAGCTGCATTGCTTCACCCCCGCAGCTCACCTGCCTGGCTTTGCCACCCCGTCCAGCCCCCTCTCGGGTTCCACCGAGTCAAGCCCCAGTTAGAGGTGCAGGAAACAGCTGTGGCAGGGATAGCACCGTTTATTAAGAAAGATCAAGACAAAGACCACAGGAGGGTCCCTTCTAGGACACGGAGTCCAGGCGTCCTGACCCCACATCTGCGGGCTGCTGGTGGGGAGGGCACGTGCCCCCAGATGGGCCCTTGGGCTCCCCACAGACGGGGCAGGGCTGTCATGTGCCCTTCCTGTCCCTCCCAGGCATCCCCACCCAAGGCACTAACTCTTTTCAACCACCagtgccctcctccccccatgtCCCCTGGGCCTTCACTTCCAGAtcagtggggggggtggggtatgGCCTGGTGTGGGTGGGGAGACCCTCTCAGTGCTGGGCTCTGCCTGTAGCAGCTCCTGGGAAGAGTTGGGGTGGAGTTTCCCTTGCcgcccctgagggcaggggccctgggccaggtgttgggggggtgggggtgggggtggcgggatgCGGGCCAGGAGGGCTcggtgggagggggaggctgccaggggcagggggcccGGCTGGCTCGGCAGAGGTGGAAGGGGCTGGGACACGGGCTGGCGGTGGCGGGCTGGCCTGCCCAAGGGTGAGCTGCCTGGCAAAGGGAGCTGGGGAGGCACCAGGCTGCGGGCTGCGGTTGGCTCCTATGGGACTGAGGGCTGCCCGAGGGCTGCCAGACTGCACAGCCCAGCTCCGTGGCGGGGAGGGGCTCTCGAGTGGTAGTGACAGGTGGGAGCCCACTCGGCCACCGTGTCTGACCGCAAGTCCTGGCGGCCCTCTGAGGCACCGGCTCTCATCCAACCTGCCCTACCTGCCAGCCTGCGGCTTTGCCCAGGTGTGTTTGTGTACGGGGGGGTGGCGTGCCCACCCTCCAGTCCAGCCCAGGGCAGTAGCAGCAAAGCGTGGCATTGcctcagtttcttacaaaat is from Zalophus californianus isolate mZalCal1 chromosome 4, mZalCal1.pri.v2, whole genome shotgun sequence and encodes:
- the LDLRAD2 gene encoding LOW QUALITY PROTEIN: low-density lipoprotein receptor class A domain-containing protein 2 (The sequence of the model RefSeq protein was modified relative to this genomic sequence to represent the inferred CDS: inserted 3 bases in 2 codons; deleted 2 bases in 1 codon; substituted 1 base at 1 genomic stop codon); translation: MEPQRLLLLGAAALAATTLETADLVDLCXWQRAGLRLRSHSASRRFYFVAPDTDCGLWMRAAAAGDRIRFQFRFFLVYSLAAAARAPPVSPAPNASSPAPADGCAPGSYLQFYEGPPGAPRPLGAPLCGLTIPAPVASSRPFLXPRVDFVGEEATSFWLGACGAYFRXQNGRCIPPSLVCDRWDVDNCGDGSDQASWPPADCRGPSLVPSQAGSMDGPTSKPPMLSPALRSAGTLQMAAQRTPLAGRAPEQQGPQLRGVALVSSLVLASAGLLWCYCSSRWLAWRAGAHGLCPGCTACYLCPGRVAPGGLQPSGPTFQAHLPGFATPSSPLSGSTESSPS